One window from the genome of Dyella sp. A6 encodes:
- a CDS encoding GH39 family glycosyl hydrolase, producing MKTTPNRSRAGRWLGLLAASLLTVGVAQAAPAASDTVQIHVDAKAAGKPFPHFWEQMFGSGRAILSLRDDYRKDLVAVHKATGFGYVRFHGIFDDEVGLFHLGKPGQPFYNAADTSSKDDKPVYNFSYVDQIYDGLLARGVRPFVELSFMPQAMSSDPKALQGFWYHPNIAPPKDYALWDGMIRAFAKHLIARYGIDEVSKWYFEVWNEPNIGFWAGKPKMATYFTLYDHTARALKSVSPRLRVGGPATAQAAEVSAFLAHVHAAHVPVDFVSTHVYGDDTAQNVFHTDEHISRKDMVCRAVAKVHKEVLASPYPKLPFIMSEYNASYANLPNVTDTVYMGPWLANTIRACAGKVNVMSYWSFSDVFEEGGVVRTPFYGGFGLIAADRIDKPSFNAFEMLHKLGDVQLPVTSDSALVTRRADGSLVLALWNYAPPVGDTATYTVGKPKGEVKHFQVDLSSLPADATARLWRLDATHGNAVAAFNRMGRPDFPTREQIATLRKAGKLGAPEQLKLSHGVLDVAIPPQGLVVVEVR from the coding sequence ATGAAAACAACACCGAACCGGTCCCGTGCGGGACGATGGCTGGGGCTGCTCGCGGCCTCGCTGCTGACCGTTGGGGTGGCGCAGGCAGCGCCGGCCGCCAGCGATACCGTGCAGATCCACGTGGACGCGAAAGCGGCGGGCAAGCCGTTCCCGCATTTCTGGGAACAGATGTTCGGTTCCGGCCGGGCGATACTTTCGCTGCGCGACGACTACCGCAAGGACCTGGTGGCGGTGCACAAGGCGACCGGCTTCGGCTACGTGCGCTTCCATGGCATCTTCGACGACGAGGTGGGCCTGTTCCACCTGGGCAAGCCCGGCCAGCCGTTCTACAACGCGGCCGACACGTCGTCCAAGGACGACAAGCCGGTCTACAACTTCTCGTATGTCGACCAGATCTACGACGGCCTGCTGGCGCGCGGCGTGCGTCCCTTTGTGGAACTGAGCTTCATGCCGCAGGCGATGAGCTCCGATCCCAAGGCGTTGCAGGGCTTCTGGTACCACCCCAATATCGCACCACCGAAGGACTACGCGCTGTGGGACGGCATGATCCGCGCCTTCGCGAAGCACCTGATCGCGCGCTACGGCATCGATGAGGTGTCGAAGTGGTACTTCGAGGTGTGGAACGAGCCGAACATCGGCTTCTGGGCCGGCAAGCCCAAGATGGCCACGTACTTCACGCTTTACGACCACACCGCGCGCGCGCTGAAGTCGGTCAGCCCGCGCCTGCGCGTGGGCGGCCCCGCCACGGCGCAGGCCGCGGAAGTGTCGGCCTTCCTGGCCCACGTGCATGCCGCGCACGTGCCGGTGGATTTCGTCAGCACGCACGTCTACGGCGACGATACTGCGCAGAACGTGTTCCACACCGACGAGCACATCTCGCGCAAGGACATGGTGTGCCGCGCCGTGGCCAAGGTGCACAAGGAGGTGCTGGCCTCGCCGTACCCGAAACTGCCGTTCATCATGAGCGAGTACAACGCGTCCTACGCCAACCTGCCCAATGTCACCGACACGGTGTACATGGGCCCGTGGCTCGCCAACACCATCCGCGCCTGCGCGGGCAAGGTGAACGTCATGAGCTACTGGTCGTTCTCCGACGTGTTCGAGGAAGGCGGCGTGGTGCGCACGCCGTTCTACGGCGGTTTCGGCCTGATCGCGGCCGACCGCATCGACAAGCCGTCCTTCAATGCCTTCGAGATGCTGCACAAGCTGGGTGACGTGCAGTTGCCGGTGACGTCGGATTCCGCGCTGGTCACGCGCCGCGCCGATGGCAGCCTGGTGCTGGCACTGTGGAACTACGCGCCGCCGGTCGGCGACACCGCGACCTATACGGTCGGCAAGCCGAAAGGCGAGGTGAAGCATTTCCAGGTCGACCTGTCGTCGCTTCCCGCCGATGCGACCGCCCGCCTGTGGCGGCTGGATGCCACCCACGGCAATGCCGTGGCGGCCTTCAACCGCATGGGCCGCCCGGACTTTCCGACCCGCGAGCAGATCGCGACCCTGCGCAAGGCCGGCAAGCTGGGTGCGCCGGAGCAGCTGAAGCTGAGTCACGGCGTGCTGGACGTGGCGATCCCGCCGCAGGGCCTGGTGGTCGTCGAGGTCCGCTGA